A stretch of DNA from Candidatus Flexicrinis affinis:
TGCTGTCGACCGGATTCTTTGGACTCCCGCGCATCGACGGCCTGACCGGCAACCCAAACCTGCTATCTGCCATCCTCGTGCCGACAATCGGCTTGGCGGCGGGACGGGCGTGGTCGGCGCGTGGCCCGGTTCGCGTGATCATGGCCGCATTCACGGTCATCGCACTGGGCACCATGGTCCTGACCTACTCGCGCGGAGGTTGGATCGCGGCGGCGGCGGTCGTCGGCATGCTGATTCTGCTGTGGCTGGTCGACAAGGGTTGGACATCGCCGGCCAAGCTGTTCGATGCGTGGAAGCGCGCGAAAGCGTGGCAGAAGGGACTCGTCGTCACCGTGCTTATTGCGATCGTGATTGCGGGCATGGCCGGCGTCCTGATCGTTGTGGACAGCCTCGACGATCCGGGCCGCGACACCGACCTGCGCACGTACCTTTGGGAAGCCGCTTGGCAAAACTTCACCGAGAACCCGGTCTTCGGATCGGGCGCTTATTCGACGCCGGGCATGCTGTTGGACCGCGCCTCAGTTCCACCGCGCACTGCCCAGACGCACGCGCATAACTACCCGCTGCAAGTGCTGTCGGAGTTTGGCGTGTTGGGCGGCGCGGCGATGGCACTGGCGATGGTGCTGTTCGTACGAGCAGGTGTTCAAGCGTGGCGCGGCGCGCTGACTGCACGTGACCGCCATCTCATCGCTGGCGGATGGGCAGCAGTGGTCGGGTTCGGCGTGCATCTGCTGTTCGACCTCGCCGCGTGGACGCCGTTCGTCGCCATGCACGGCGTGATCGCGCTTATCGTAATGACAGCGGCTCCCGTGCCGGTGCCGCGCCGGCCCGTTGTCGCACGCGTGCAGAGCGTCGTCATCGGCGTGGTGATCGTGGGCGTGCTGGGTGGCGCATTGTGGATGAACCAGTACGCCACGCGCAATCTGGACATCCTGAGCCAAGCAGAAACCAATGGTCAATGGCTGGCTGCGGCCGATGCGTTTGAAGATCTGCGGGCGATCGACCCGCAGCAACCCGTGTATTACTGGACGCCAGCGATGCTGTGGGCGATGACGGCCTATCAGAATCAGGATCCGGCGCTGGCGCGCATGGCCTACGATGCGTTCGGCGAGGCCGCTGCACGCGGGATGGAAAGTGCCGCGTCACATGCCAACATGGCGGCTATGGCGGCTCAGTACGGCGACCTTGACGCGGCGGCGGAGCACCTTAATGCCGTGATGCGATTCGCGCCCGACTCGGTGCCGATGCGCATCAGCGTGGCAGATCGCGCGGAGGCGTGGGGACTGCCGGAGATCG
This window harbors:
- a CDS encoding O-antigen ligase family protein, producing the protein MSTVLRSSLPRILLMVVVPYMMLLGGTLNVILYPALQLLNVVLLGMAFGAWALARFRGQWTWHATAVDSAVIVWVAVIAVVTIVNADEARRALIVVPYLMMLTVGWYVLHDALFNGALTRGQVSDMVLITGITFTFTAMLEISQPTLLSTGFFGLPRIDGLTGNPNLLSAILVPTIGLAAGRAWSARGPVRVIMAAFTVIALGTMVLTYSRGGWIAAAAVVGMLILLWLVDKGWTSPAKLFDAWKRAKAWQKGLVVTVLIAIVIAGMAGVLIVVDSLDDPGRDTDLRTYLWEAAWQNFTENPVFGSGAYSTPGMLLDRASVPPRTAQTHAHNYPLQVLSEFGVLGGAAMALAMVLFVRAGVQAWRGALTARDRHLIAGGWAAVVGFGVHLLFDLAAWTPFVAMHGVIALIVMTAAPVPVPRRPVVARVQSVVIGVVIVGVLGGALWMNQYATRNLDILSQAETNGQWLAAADAFEDLRAIDPQQPVYYWTPAMLWAMTAYQNQDPALARMAYDAFGEAAARGMESAASHANMAAMAAQYGDLDAAAEHLNAVMRFAPDSVPMRISVADRAEAWGLPEIARAAWASLLEDERVEEYGLPLDRRVALSEGARTLAMLPLPDDLAALPALLDGDAAGALAELEAHPEWNTGRANAMRAIAAKFTGIDPSPFMRAAEDGAATGDDVTWILVARDIVADKPIDGWAGVRDPSRLDVRNEPSSSMIATMHFFRPTFARMIAPQFEYDNRELSIAALIDALLERP